Proteins from a genomic interval of Aquabacterium sp. J223:
- a CDS encoding Bug family tripartite tricarboxylate transporter substrate binding protein has protein sequence MTPVRSTPSGVSLTRALAFAAGLLCASLTAQAQAPAAPAAYPNKPIRLVVNFPPGGAADTIARAVAAPLQDALGQSVVVENRAGSGGNLGGDLVAKSAPDGYTLLMSSGGMVSVNPFIYPKMPFDPAKDLTPVAAAARVLVFLVTKPALPVDNGKAFVAYLKANPGKLTYGSPGNGSSPHLAGEMFKSQAGVFAVHVPYRGAAPALQDLLAGQIDYTFDPGIGIPHVRAGKLKLLAVGSPKRSPLFPDVPTVEEAMGLKGFDADSVFGFYAPAGTPADIVNRLNREINRTLALPAVRERILALGGEPAPMTPAQFHAKAEEDAKRFGAIIRERKIVAD, from the coding sequence ATGACCCCCGTCCGCTCGACCCCTTCCGGCGTGTCGCTGACCCGCGCCCTGGCGTTCGCCGCCGGCCTGCTGTGCGCGTCGCTGACGGCGCAGGCGCAGGCGCCGGCCGCGCCGGCGGCCTACCCGAACAAGCCGATCCGCCTGGTCGTGAACTTCCCGCCCGGCGGCGCCGCCGACACCATCGCCCGCGCGGTCGCCGCGCCGCTGCAGGACGCGCTGGGCCAGTCGGTGGTGGTGGAGAACCGCGCCGGCTCCGGCGGCAACCTGGGCGGCGACCTGGTGGCCAAGTCGGCGCCGGACGGCTACACGCTGCTGATGAGCTCCGGCGGCATGGTGTCGGTCAACCCCTTCATCTACCCCAAGATGCCGTTCGACCCGGCGAAGGACCTGACGCCGGTGGCGGCCGCCGCGCGGGTGCTGGTCTTCCTGGTCACCAAGCCGGCGCTGCCGGTGGACAACGGCAAGGCCTTCGTCGCCTACCTGAAGGCCAACCCCGGCAAGCTCACCTACGGCTCGCCGGGCAACGGCAGCTCGCCGCACCTGGCCGGCGAGATGTTCAAGAGCCAGGCCGGCGTGTTCGCGGTGCACGTGCCCTACCGCGGCGCCGCGCCGGCGCTGCAGGACCTGCTGGCCGGCCAGATCGACTACACCTTCGACCCCGGCATCGGCATTCCGCACGTCCGGGCCGGCAAGCTCAAGCTGCTGGCGGTGGGCAGCCCGAAGCGCTCGCCGCTGTTCCCCGACGTGCCGACGGTGGAGGAGGCGATGGGCCTGAAGGGCTTCGACGCCGACAGCGTGTTCGGCTTCTACGCGCCGGCCGGCACCCCGGCGGACATCGTCAACCGACTCAACCGCGAGATCAACCGCACGCTGGCCCTGCCCGCGGTGCGCGAGCGCATCCTGGCGCTGGGCGGCGAGCCGGCGCCGATGACGCCGGCGCAGTTCCACGCCAAGGCGGAGGAGGACGCGAAGCGCTTCGGCGCCATCATCCGCGAGCGCAAGATCGTCGCGGATTGA
- a CDS encoding acyl-CoA thioesterase: MDLPAHQLTMTVLMTPDTANFAGNVHGGTILKLLDQVAYACASRYAGRYVVTLSVDQVMFRQPIHVGELVTFLAAVNHTGTSSMEIGIKVIAEDIRTQAVRHVNSCFFTMVAVDDERKPVPVPPLRPFSPDERRRFAAAEVRKQLRREMAERAAQLMPS, from the coding sequence ATGGACCTGCCCGCCCACCAACTGACCATGACGGTGCTGATGACGCCGGACACCGCGAACTTCGCGGGCAACGTGCACGGCGGCACCATCCTCAAGCTGCTGGACCAGGTGGCCTACGCCTGTGCCAGCCGCTACGCCGGCCGCTACGTGGTGACGCTGAGCGTGGACCAGGTGATGTTCCGCCAGCCCATCCACGTCGGCGAGCTGGTCACCTTCCTGGCGGCGGTCAACCACACCGGCACCTCGTCGATGGAGATCGGCATCAAGGTCATCGCCGAGGACATCCGCACGCAGGCCGTGCGGCATGTCAACAGTTGCTTCTTCACCATGGTGGCGGTGGACGACGAGCGCAAGCCGGTGCCGGTGCCGCCGCTGCGGCCCTTCAGCCCCGACGAACGCCGCCGCTTCGCGGCCGCCGAGGTGCGCAAGCAGCTGCGCCGCGAGATGGCCGAGCGCGCCGCGCAATTGATGCCGAGCTGA
- a CDS encoding esterase-like activity of phytase family protein, with protein MDHRLFTARRLVALACALAATGVHAANTLTGFALLPANTFAPGPTSGQLTAPSNGVTPPYVNQQPVQGFSAVLNGPVAGSYFVMPDNGFGNIANSPDYLLRMYAVAPQWRTASGGSGTVTPLHYVTGAPQPSFNTSTFIQLRDPDQRLGFNLVANQTNYPGSSIPVDPQLKANRWLTGGDLDIEAVRQDRNGNLWFGDEFGPFLVKTDATGKVLRSEIALPNSTGTGGAPLVQSPQNPYVAPGQNNLRGSNGFEGLAIDTSGNKLYTLLEGPLIPDADQKRLIINEFDLATEAYTGRTFGYKLDPKGTNIGDMTAINDHEFLVIERNGIQGTQPNAADMFKKVYKIDLNKVDANGFAEKTEVVDLLNIADPNDLNGDGRLTFDFPFVTIEDVLVVDAHTLLVINDNNYPGNGGRTTVGPDNTEFILVSLDQRLAVAPIPEPETYALMLAGLGALGVAARRRRRQG; from the coding sequence ATGGACCACCGCCTCTTCACCGCCCGCCGCCTGGTCGCCCTGGCGTGCGCCCTCGCCGCCACCGGCGTGCACGCCGCCAACACGCTGACCGGCTTCGCCCTGCTGCCGGCCAACACCTTCGCGCCGGGGCCGACCTCGGGCCAGCTGACGGCGCCGTCCAACGGCGTCACGCCGCCCTACGTCAACCAGCAGCCGGTGCAGGGCTTCTCGGCGGTGCTGAACGGCCCGGTGGCCGGCAGCTACTTCGTCATGCCGGACAACGGCTTCGGCAACATCGCCAACTCGCCGGACTACCTGCTGCGCATGTACGCGGTGGCGCCGCAATGGCGCACGGCCAGCGGCGGCAGCGGCACGGTGACCCCGCTCCACTACGTCACCGGCGCACCCCAGCCCAGCTTCAACACCAGCACCTTCATCCAGCTGCGCGACCCCGACCAGCGGCTGGGCTTCAACCTCGTCGCCAACCAGACCAACTACCCCGGCTCGTCGATTCCGGTGGACCCGCAGCTCAAGGCCAACCGCTGGCTCACCGGCGGTGACCTGGACATCGAGGCGGTGCGGCAGGACCGCAACGGCAACCTCTGGTTCGGCGACGAGTTCGGCCCCTTCCTGGTCAAGACCGACGCCACCGGCAAGGTGCTGCGCAGCGAGATCGCGCTGCCCAACAGCACCGGCACCGGCGGCGCGCCGCTGGTGCAGTCGCCGCAGAACCCGTACGTGGCGCCGGGGCAGAACAACCTGCGCGGCTCCAACGGCTTCGAGGGCCTGGCCATCGACACCTCAGGCAACAAGCTCTACACGCTGCTCGAAGGGCCGCTGATCCCCGACGCCGACCAGAAGCGGCTGATCATCAACGAGTTCGACCTGGCCACCGAGGCCTACACCGGCCGCACCTTCGGCTACAAGCTCGACCCCAAGGGCACCAACATCGGCGACATGACGGCGATCAACGACCATGAGTTCCTGGTCATCGAGCGCAACGGCATCCAGGGCACCCAGCCGAACGCCGCCGACATGTTCAAGAAGGTCTACAAGATCGACCTGAACAAGGTCGACGCCAACGGCTTCGCCGAGAAGACCGAGGTGGTGGACCTGCTCAACATCGCCGACCCCAACGACCTCAACGGCGACGGCCGGCTGACCTTCGACTTCCCCTTCGTCACCATCGAGGACGTGCTGGTCGTCGACGCCCACACCCTGCTGGTGATCAACGACAACAACTACCCCGGCAACGGCGGCCGCACCACCGTGGGCCCGGACAACACCGAGTTCATCCTGGTCAGCCTGGACCAGCGGCTGGCGGTGGCGCCCATCCCCGAGCCGGAGACCTACGCGCTGATGCTGGCCGGGCTGGGCGCCCTGGGCGTTGCGGCCCGGCGCCGCCGTCGCCAAGGCTGA
- a CDS encoding class II aldolase/adducin family protein: MNPATAAVRDQVSAEEWQLRQDLAACYRLVALSGWDDLVFTHISVRVPGPEHHFLINPYGLMFEEITASSLVKVDSECRKVIDSPHPVNPAGFVIHSAVHAARPDVQCVLHTHTMAGVAVSAQRDGVLPISQQATFVLASVGYHDYEGVAFRPDEGPRLQADLGRNTFLVLRNHGLLTVGRSVGNAFLSMHTFESACRIQVMAQSGGAPLTAVDPQIIAGTREAMRVQTGGLGGDFVWPALLRRLDRLGHNFRD, from the coding sequence ATGAACCCCGCCACCGCCGCCGTCCGCGACCAGGTCTCCGCCGAGGAATGGCAGCTGCGCCAGGACCTGGCCGCCTGCTACCGGCTGGTCGCCCTGTCCGGCTGGGACGACCTGGTGTTCACCCACATCAGCGTGCGGGTGCCCGGACCGGAGCACCACTTCCTGATCAACCCGTACGGGCTGATGTTCGAGGAGATCACCGCCTCGTCGCTGGTCAAGGTGGACAGCGAATGCCGCAAGGTGATCGACTCGCCGCACCCGGTGAACCCGGCCGGCTTCGTCATCCACAGCGCGGTGCACGCCGCCCGGCCCGACGTGCAGTGCGTGCTGCACACCCACACCATGGCCGGCGTGGCGGTGAGCGCCCAGCGCGACGGCGTGCTGCCGATCTCCCAGCAGGCCACCTTCGTGCTGGCCTCGGTGGGCTACCACGACTACGAAGGCGTGGCCTTCCGGCCCGACGAGGGCCCCCGCCTGCAGGCCGACCTGGGCCGCAACACCTTTCTGGTGCTGCGCAACCATGGCCTGCTGACGGTGGGCCGCAGCGTGGGCAACGCCTTCCTGTCGATGCACACCTTCGAGTCGGCCTGCCGCATCCAGGTGATGGCGCAGAGCGGCGGCGCGCCGCTGACGGCCGTCGACCCGCAGATCATCGCCGGCACGCGGGAGGCGATGCGGGTGCAGACCGGCGGCCTGGGCGGCGACTTCGTCTGGCCGGCGCTGCTGCGCCGGCTCGACCGGCTGGGCCACAACTTCCGCGACTGA
- a CDS encoding glutathione peroxidase translates to MPQPAREGQPVPHVRFRYRADNEWKDISSDDLFKGRTVAVFSLPGAFTPTCSSTHLPRFNELAPTFKQNGVDQVVCIAVNDPFVMEEWAKSQECDNVFMLPDGNGAFTEQMGMLVDKSDLNFGKRSWRYSMLVRDGVVEKMFVEPEEPGDPFKVSDADTLLHYVNRDAREPDQVALLTREGCAFCAKAKQLLDEAGVPYADVPLPHSIRTRALGAIARAGTVPQLFVNGQLIGGSDKVEAWVKQRSR, encoded by the coding sequence ATGCCCCAACCCGCCCGCGAAGGCCAGCCCGTCCCGCACGTCAGGTTCCGCTACCGCGCAGACAACGAATGGAAGGACATCAGCTCCGACGATTTGTTCAAGGGGCGCACCGTCGCCGTGTTCTCGCTGCCCGGCGCCTTCACGCCGACGTGCTCCAGCACGCACCTGCCCCGCTTCAACGAGCTGGCCCCCACGTTCAAGCAGAACGGCGTCGACCAGGTGGTCTGCATCGCCGTGAACGACCCGTTCGTCATGGAGGAATGGGCCAAGAGCCAGGAGTGCGACAACGTCTTCATGCTGCCGGATGGCAACGGCGCCTTCACCGAGCAGATGGGCATGCTGGTCGACAAGAGCGACCTGAACTTCGGCAAGCGGTCGTGGCGCTACTCGATGCTCGTGCGCGACGGTGTGGTCGAGAAGATGTTCGTGGAGCCGGAGGAGCCGGGTGACCCGTTCAAGGTCTCCGATGCCGATACGCTGCTGCACTACGTCAACCGGGACGCCCGCGAGCCGGACCAGGTGGCGCTGCTCACGCGCGAGGGCTGCGCCTTCTGCGCCAAGGCGAAGCAACTGCTGGACGAAGCCGGCGTCCCGTACGCCGACGTGCCGCTGCCGCACAGCATCCGCACGCGCGCGCTTGGCGCGATCGCGCGGGCCGGGACGGTGCCGCAACTGTTCGTGAACGGTCAACTGATCGGCGGCAGCGACAAGGTGGAGGCGTGGGTGAAGCAGCGGAGCCGCTGA
- a CDS encoding VF530 family protein yields MSSTPPPPPAQPRNPLHGKTLEAILTELVAHYGWDGLAQRVALRCFSSQPSIGSSLKVLRKTPWAREKVEGLYRFMLRDLRRGGPPDAQG; encoded by the coding sequence ATGTCGTCGACGCCACCGCCACCGCCCGCCCAGCCCCGCAACCCGCTGCATGGCAAGACCCTAGAGGCCATCCTCACCGAGCTGGTGGCGCACTACGGCTGGGACGGCCTCGCGCAGCGCGTGGCCCTCCGTTGCTTCAGCAGCCAGCCGAGCATCGGCTCCAGCCTGAAGGTCCTGCGCAAGACACCGTGGGCGCGCGAGAAGGTCGAGGGCCTGTACCGCTTCATGCTGCGGGACCTGCGGCGCGGTGGCCCGCCAGACGCTCAAGGATGA
- a CDS encoding M48 family metallopeptidase — translation MSADPTAKYLAAYPPDLRAQVRVLIAEGRLLASLMRRHPERHDIASDAALYEYVQELKSRHMRNAGPLAKVLYDSRLHLTHRALGTHTTVSRPQGGNLKAKREIRIASLFRQAPAAFLRTIVVHELAHLKEREHDKAFYALCTHMEPDYHQLEFDVRMWLTGLEAGGVQGGVSG, via the coding sequence ATGAGCGCCGACCCGACCGCGAAGTACCTGGCGGCCTATCCGCCTGACCTGCGCGCGCAGGTGCGGGTGTTGATCGCCGAGGGGCGGCTCCTCGCAAGCCTGATGCGGCGCCATCCCGAGCGCCACGACATCGCCAGCGACGCCGCGCTGTACGAGTATGTGCAAGAGCTGAAGAGCCGCCACATGCGCAACGCCGGGCCGCTGGCCAAAGTGCTCTACGACAGCCGGCTGCACCTGACCCACCGGGCCCTGGGCACGCACACGACCGTGTCGCGCCCGCAAGGCGGCAACCTCAAGGCCAAGCGCGAGATCCGCATCGCCAGCCTGTTCCGCCAGGCCCCCGCCGCATTCCTGAGGACGATCGTCGTGCATGAGCTTGCGCACCTGAAGGAGCGCGAGCACGACAAGGCGTTCTACGCCCTGTGCACCCACATGGAGCCCGACTACCACCAGCTGGAGTTCGATGTCCGGATGTGGCTGACGGGGCTGGAGGCTGGCGGGGTGCAGGGTGGCGTGTCGGGCTGA